In Qingrenia yutianensis, the sequence CACAGTCCAAATGTTGTTGTTTGTTTCGTTGCTTGGTGCTGAAAACTTTTTTCCGCCTCCCGAACCACCTTTGCTTCCGCTGCCGTTGCCGCTATCCTGCTCGGTGATGCCTGCTCCGTATTGATTTGCCGCCTCGGCAAAAACTTTTCTCCAGCCATTGTAGCATTCTGCACCTTTTTTTCGGATATATTCCGCAATACTTGATTTATATGTATCGTTCGCGGATAAAAAGTTTTTGTCTATATCCGCAACACCGAGCAAATCGGCATTTTTCACAATAAATTTCACCGCATCAGTTGTTTCTTTAAGCTCGTAAAATTTCAAAACATCAGCATTCAAAATGTAGTCAGACGAAATTTCGTCAACACTTTTGTAGTTTTCTTTTCTGCCGAAAAGTTCTTTTGCAATCAAAGTCCTGCTTTCGTCATTAAGCTGACTGTAATTGGGATTCGAAAAGAAAACATCCTCGTAATATGCCATAAAATTCTCGGTTTCCGCCGCAGATTTCAAAAGATTGAATTCTTCCAAAACCGCAGGATAATCCGATTCCTTTATATATGTGAAATACTTGAAGGCGCTTTCTCCCGTTTCGCTTACTGCATAAGCCGCATATCTGCCCTTATCACCATTAGATTTATACGAAAATGCACCCGGTTTTGCAAGCTGTTTTACATAATCGATGCTTAACTTTTTGTCGGCGTCTGATTTTACCGAAAATGCGTCAAAATCCCGTTTAAACATTTCATCGTTGTATTTTTGGCTGACCACCGCGTTGACGGTAAAATTTGCATTAAACACACTTACCGAAACTTTTTCGTCATTATCAAATAATGCAGTAACCTTCACCGTTTCGGTTTTCGGGTCGGCGCTCACCGAAACAGTACCTGACGCATATACCGCCGATGCTGAAAAAACGAGCGCTCCGGCAAGAATTGCCGCAATGTGATTTTTCATTGTTTTTCATTCCCCCCTATTTGTTTATAAGCATATTCAGATTATACATAAAGTGCGCGATATCCTCATTTGAAGCAGCCTTACCGCTTTCATATGAAATTTTGTCGTCCAGAATGTTTAAATAACGGCATTTTGAATATGCATACCGCGCATATGCAGGAATATTTTCCGGAACATCTCCCATTTCAAAACCATCCGCAATATGTTTAAAACTTAATATTCTGCCTGCGATAACCGCCAGCTCGTCGTATGTAACGTTTTCGTCCGGGTTAAATTTATTATCCTGTGCCATAACCAAAAGCCCGTTGTCATACATACTTTCAACATAAGTATAATCATATCCGCCGTTTGACACGTTGTCTTTCTCGACGTCACTGTATGCCGAGGTGTTTTTTTCTCTTTTAAGATTGAGCATACGCGAAATATATCTTGCAAAATCGCCTCTTTTCGTTCCGCCGTCCGGATTGAATTTTCCGTCGGTGAACTTGTCGTAAATTCCGCTGTTGTAAAGCGATATTATGTCATTTCTCGCATATGAACCGTCTATATCCGTGTAGAGCGTGTCGCCTGCGTCAAAGAATTTTTCGTATTCGTAAACATATGTTCCGCCCGATGTACCTATCCAAACCTGTTTTTTGGACGCACGGAATTCTATTATCCAAATATCTGCCGCGTTCTGCACTCCCGGTACGCTTCTGAACGTTTCACCGCCGTCGTATGACTCAAAAAGCCCGGGTGTACAGTAATTGTATGTTGCATAAAGTCCGCCGGCAACAAGATGAAGTTCGTTTTCGGGATCTTGTGCAACCGAATATATCGGTACTCTGCCGTACACCCGCGTAAGACCGTTTTTGTCATTCAACATTCGTATTTTTCCGTTTTCAACCACACATATTCCCGATGAAACCGTTCCGATATAAACTTTATCTTCCTTGAATTTGTCAATCGACATTCTCTGCAAGCCGGATGGAAGTCCCGACACAATCGTTGTCCATGTCCTTCCCTCATCGGAGGATTTATTGAGCGAGCCGCCCGTTGCGGAATACACAATATTTCCGTTAAACGGGCTTATCGCATGAATTTTATACTGCGGAACAACCCAAGTATTGCCGTCATCATATGACACAATGTTACCTGCGTAAACGGTTGACGGATTGTCGGGATTAAACTGCAAAAATCTTGTGTCGCATCCGTGCGTACCTTCAACATTGTGCCAGTTGAGTCCGCCGTCAAGGCTTTCTTTTATAATACTGTTTGCGCCCCAATTTCCGCGATTTTCCAAAATTCTTTTGGGGTTTTTGGGGTCAACCGACAATGATTTTGAGGTTTTTGCTCCGCCGTATCTCACATTCGAAAATCTGTCCTCATTGGGCATATAATAAACAAGCGGATAACTCTCTCCGTTTCCCGTATATGCACTCATAATGCTTGAACGGTCAATACAAGTAATCCAAAAAGCGTTTTCGTCACCGTTGATGTCAAAGTAGAAATTCGCTGCCCTCATTCCCGAATATCCGCTCGACGCAGGAAATAGATTTTCACCGCCGTCATTAGATTTCATAATCTGACCATCCAGCGAAATCCACATCAAATCAGGATTTTTAGGGTGTATAAAATACGGTTCGGCGCTATATCCCCAGTTATCTCGAATTATGGCAAGGTTATTGTCAACATTGGGACGTTTAAAGGTTTTACCGTAATCATCGCTGTATCTCATAGGATTTTGAATTGACGAGCTTGTCACGTAAAGCCTTGCTTTTCCGTCAGCTCGGACAGGTGAAAAGTTAAGACGAAAAAACTTTTTATCCTTAAAACCGGCATCCTGATAGGTGCATACAGCCGCCCAGCTCTTCCCACTATTTTTGCTCTCGTAAAGCTTGTCGGGAGTTACCGCAAACCAATGTGTATCATCCGCAGGGTCGGCTGCTATTGCGCGCACGTTTTCTTCGCCTATTCCGTTGTTAAGCTCAATCCAGTTTGCGCCGTCGTCATACGATGCCAAAAGCCCATGTTTCTGTGTACATGCAATAACCGTGTTTCCTATAACATCAATCGCCTCAATATATTCATCTTTTAATCCTATGTTCTTCCATGTTTCGCCTTCATCCTCCGACTTGAACATTCCGCTATGGGTTCCGCAGGCATACAGATTGCGTTTACCGTTTTTTAGAGCGTCGGAATACTTAACGGTACAGTTGCTGAACACTCTCGGCTGAAAATTAAGCTGTAAGACCTGTTTCCAGCTTTTCCCCGCATCGGTGGATTTGTAAAGTCCGGCTTCAGGCTTTTGCGAAGCGCCCCCCTCGTTTGTTAAAACCGACACGAACGCAATATGTTCGTCATCGGGCGAAAATGTCATATAAATCGTGCCGGCAAGAG encodes:
- a CDS encoding WD40/YVTN/BNR-like repeat-containing protein is translated as MKKIFVLFTLTVCMLFNSFSGFAADTFDNHVEGAKTGCDGADLSIIPSGTDIDALTTTSVNPWMKMFHLTTPEQAAAGYRGGECGQKCFTITAAPTNPDLVLLGTDTETVWRSEDGGLSWMPSDEGIPLAGTIYMTFSPDDEHIAFVSVLTNEGGASQKPEAGLYKSTDAGKSWKQVLQLNFQPRVFSNCTVKYSDALKNGKRNLYACGTHSGMFKSEDEGETWKNIGLKDEYIEAIDVIGNTVIACTQKHGLLASYDDGANWIELNNGIGEENVRAIAADPADDTHWFAVTPDKLYESKNSGKSWAAVCTYQDAGFKDKKFFRLNFSPVRADGKARLYVTSSSIQNPMRYSDDYGKTFKRPNVDNNLAIIRDNWGYSAEPYFIHPKNPDLMWISLDGQIMKSNDGGENLFPASSGYSGMRAANFYFDINGDENAFWITCIDRSSIMSAYTGNGESYPLVYYMPNEDRFSNVRYGGAKTSKSLSVDPKNPKRILENRGNWGANSIIKESLDGGLNWHNVEGTHGCDTRFLQFNPDNPSTVYAGNIVSYDDGNTWVVPQYKIHAISPFNGNIVYSATGGSLNKSSDEGRTWTTIVSGLPSGLQRMSIDKFKEDKVYIGTVSSGICVVENGKIRMLNDKNGLTRVYGRVPIYSVAQDPENELHLVAGGLYATYNYCTPGLFESYDGGETFRSVPGVQNAADIWIIEFRASKKQVWIGTSGGTYVYEYEKFFDAGDTLYTDIDGSYARNDIISLYNSGIYDKFTDGKFNPDGGTKRGDFARYISRMLNLKREKNTSAYSDVEKDNVSNGGYDYTYVESMYDNGLLVMAQDNKFNPDENVTYDELAVIAGRILSFKHIADGFEMGDVPENIPAYARYAYSKCRYLNILDDKISYESGKAASNEDIAHFMYNLNMLINK
- a CDS encoding S-layer homology domain-containing protein: MKNHIAAILAGALVFSASAVYASGTVSVSADPKTETVKVTALFDNDEKVSVSVFNANFTVNAVVSQKYNDEMFKRDFDAFSVKSDADKKLSIDYVKQLAKPGAFSYKSNGDKGRYAAYAVSETGESAFKYFTYIKESDYPAVLEEFNLLKSAAETENFMAYYEDVFFSNPNYSQLNDESRTLIAKELFGRKENYKSVDEISSDYILNADVLKFYELKETTDAVKFIVKNADLLGVADIDKNFLSANDTYKSSIAEYIRKKGAECYNGWRKVFAEAANQYGAGITEQDSGNGSGSKGGSGGGKKFSAPSNETNNNIWTVQSVWNDMDLSHWAYESVLRLNQRGVVSGYGNKNFCPDNNITRAEFLKIVLSATEIDIKGIDCTFKDVSKDDWFYSFAATAQKTEIANGDLYGNFSPNDKISRQDAVKILYNAAMFKTYAMKENREYTEFIDGESIADYAKTAVKQMYCANVINGYSDQSFKPTAYITRAESAKMVFSFLQSAV